In the Quercus lobata isolate SW786 chromosome 5, ValleyOak3.0 Primary Assembly, whole genome shotgun sequence genome, one interval contains:
- the LOC115990176 gene encoding G-type lectin S-receptor-like serine/threonine-protein kinase At1g67520: MASRTRNLFLVFSCLLPLLGPSYSKLADKLFHGKELKDGDELVSDNENFIIRFFQLAGIAYLGIWYNRNNEKPVWDANRSNPIADKCSVLTIDDYGHLRISYIGYQSKILCSVQGESNTSAILVDIGNFVLYEGNSEGSEKRDLRPNTTDTHAPGMKVGVNNRTGRSWPTTPKRNRDVPDLGSFTLNNRNQLVILWRVTTIVPGLTLDIHLTLAPAPVRFSAEIQVLEVIVQMVCESYASLNPKGKLVNEQEIAIKRLSRNSRQDSTKRRYLNWKKHINIIEDIAQGLVYLHKYSKLKVIHQDLKASNILLDDKMNPKISDFGLDIKFGLKESEQRTNRPIGTFSYMALEYAMNGIISTKVDVFSYGVLLLEILTGKKNNNLYYSDHPLNLIGHAWQMWNEGRGIELIDTTLNESCSSNEALRCIHIGLLCVQDNAADRPAMQDIICMLFNETIQLPTPKQPAFFMKTVVEEPMVAKMKKEGFSINDVSISGMDPR; the protein is encoded by the exons ATGGCGAGCAGAACACGAAACCTTTTCCTTGTGTTTTCCTGTTTGCTACCTTTGTTGGGTCCATCATATTCGAAGCTAGCTGATAAATTATTCCATGGGAAAGAACTCAAAGACGGGGATGAACTAGTTTCAGATAATGAAAACTTTATAATACGATTCTTCCAGCTTGCAGGAATAGCTTACCTAGGAATATGGTACAACAGAAACAATGAGAAGCCAGTTTGGGATGCTAATCGAAGCAATCCAATTGCTGACAAATGTAGTGTTCTTACTATAGATGATTATGGGCACTTGAGAATTTCATACATTGGGTATCAGTCTAAGATACTATGTTCAGTTCAAGGTGAAAGTAATACTAGTGCTATTCTAGTGGATATTGGCAATTTTGTACTGTACGAAGGGAATTCAGAAGGGTCTGAGAAGCGAGATTTGCGGCCAAACACTACTGACACACATGCACCAGGAATGAAAGTTGGAGTAAACAATAGAACAGGACGTTCTTGGCCTACAACACCAAAGAGAAACCGTGATGTCCCTGACTTAGGATCCTTTACCCTTAACAATAGAAACCAACTGGTCATCTTGTGGCGAG TGACAACAATTGTTCCTGGGTTGACTTTGGATATACATTTGACACTCGCGCCGGCACCGGTGAGATTTAGCGCAGAGATACAAGTTTTAGAAGTAATCGTTCAGATGGTTTGCGAGAGTTATGCGTCCCTGAATCCAAAG ggaAAATTGGTCAATGAGCAAGAAATTGCCATAAAAAGACTTTCCAGAAATTCTCGACAAG ACTCTACAAAAAGGAGGTATTTAAATTGGAAGAAACATATCAACATCATTGAAGACATTGCTCAAGGGCTTGTTTATCTTCATAAATATTCAAAGCTTAAAGTAATTCATCAAGACTTAAAAGCAAGCAACATTTTACTTGATGATAAGATGAATCCAAAAATATCTGATTTTGGCCTAGATATAAAATTTGGTTTAAAGGAATCAGAACAAAGGACAAATAGACCTATTGGAACTTT CAGTTATATGGCTCTGGAGTATGCTATGAATGGTATTATCTCAACAAAAGTTGATGTATTCAGTTATGGAGTCCTACTATTAGAAATTTTGACTGGCAAGAAGAATAACAATCTTTATTATTCAGATCACCCACTCAATCTTATAGGGCAT GCATGGCAAATGTGGAATGAAGGTAGAGGTATAGAGCTAATTGACACAACATTGAATGAATCATGCTCTTCAAATGAAGCATTGAGATGCATTCATATTGGTCTCTTGTGTGTACAAGACAACGCAGCAGATAGACCCGCCATGCAAGATATTATTTGCATGCTTTTCAATGAAACCATCCAACTACCTACCCCTAAACAACCAGCATTTTTCATGAAGACAGTCGTAGAAGAGCCAATGGTAGCCAAAATGAAGAAGGAAGGCTTTTCCATCAATGATGTTTCAATTTCAGGGATGGATCCTAGATAA